One Elgaria multicarinata webbii isolate HBS135686 ecotype San Diego chromosome 6, rElgMul1.1.pri, whole genome shotgun sequence DNA segment encodes these proteins:
- the LOC134400935 gene encoding uncharacterized protein LOC134400935: protein MLPDEDRDDLCAAIAMLILLLSEYQRLRAQVAARRRQLREQLGRWLLRRSKLRAALCRTRLAMLAAYGDYVRETRRRFWVRPRSKDWWENFVLKEWDDEQWLSHFRMSRGTFFEIVEELRPHLDRRLTVMRRPIPVEKRLAITLWRLATPCVYRTTAEQFGVGCSTAAQIVLEVCFAMEVTLLSRTVKIGNVAEIMHGFGELGFPHCVGAVDGSHIPLQSPIHQASEYINRKDEYSMILQGTCDHKGRFINVEIGWSGKNHDAYVFANSGLCETMDAGVFVPTHPTIRLHGQQIPPLIIADGAYPLREWLMKPYGGALTPQQAHFNRCLRRARLVVEQAFGRLKGRWRSIGVRLELAEENIPSVISACVILHNICETKGHAMLVEAAEHNSVELATLGEPYVNEANRHTREGHKGFNVPASGLCARRSLLQLRRSSTQQRRAVGREAPLLRRPPQSNLPAAHPPHHLVMELLWL, encoded by the exons atgctccctgacgaggaccgtgacgatctttgcgcggccatagccatgctgatcttgcttctgtcggagtatcagcgcctccgtgcacaggtggctgccaggcggcggcagttgcgggaacaactggggaggtggctactccgccgcagcaagctgcgggccgccctctgccgaacgaggctagccatgctggccgcgtatggcgactacgtccgcgagacacgccgccgcttctgggtccggccgaggagcaaggactggtgggagaactttgtcctgaaggagtgggacgatgagcaatggctgagccatttccgcatgagcaggggcaccttttttgaaatcgtggaggagttgcggccgcatctggacaggaggttgactgtcatgcgtagacctatcccagtggagaaacgcctagccatcaccctatggaggctggctaccccttgcgtctacaggaccacagcagagcagttcggggtaggctgctctacggcggcacaaatagtcctggaggtgtgctttgccatggaagtgaccctcctatctcgtacagtcaagattgggaacgtggcagag atcatgcatggttttggggagctggggttccctcattgtgtgggcgcggtggatggcagccatattcctctccaatctccgatacaccaagcctcagaatacataaacaggaaggatgagtactccatgattctgcaggggacctgcgaccacaaggggcggttcatcaatgtggaaataggatggagcggcaagaaccatgatgcctatgtctttgccaactcaggcctctgtgagacgatggatgcaggtgtcttcgtgcctacccatccaacaatcagattgcacggccagcagattccacccctcattattgcggatggcgcgtaccctttgcgtgagtggttgatgaaaccctatggtggggcactcactccacagcaagcccacttcaaccgctgtcttaggcgagcacgccttgtggtggagcaggcgttcggccgcctcaaggggaggtggcggagcataggcgtgcgcctggagctggccgaagaaaacatcccttcggtcatcagtgcttgcgtcatcctgcacaacatctgcgaaaccaaggggcacgccatgctcgtggaggcggcggagcacaattctgttgagctggctactctgggcgagccctacgtcaatgaggccaatcgccacacccgggaagggcacaag ggcttcaacgtgcccgcctccgggctgtgtgccaggaggagcctgttgcagctgaggaggagcagcacccagcagaggagggcagtggggagggaggcccccctcctgaggcggcccccccagagcaacctccctgcagcccacccaccgcaccacctg gtgatggagctgctgtggctgTGA